One window from the genome of Gambusia affinis linkage group LG14, SWU_Gaff_1.0, whole genome shotgun sequence encodes:
- the tmem238a gene encoding transmembrane protein 238a, translating to MGLCDDLSHCKMALVIAVLMDLLGGVSLLVGVFTSLKLNGEEYGDVLVYSGVLFIVASLAGWVLWYSGNIEGLPTKTELGQPNSAVDRLARRVSRKIFSHRRKKYYSSRV from the exons ATGGGTCTGTGTGATGACCTGTCTCACTGTAAGATGGCGTTGGTGATTGCTGTGCTGATGGATCTACTGGGAGGAGTCTCTCTGCTGGTGGGAGTCTTTACCTCTTTGAAGTTAAATGGAGAAGAATATGGAGACGTCTTGGTTTATAGCG GAGTCCTTTTCATAGTTGCGTCTCTGGCTGGATGGGTGCTGTGGTACAGTGGGAACATCGAGGGACTGCCCACCAAGACGGAGCTTGGACAGCCCAACTCCGCTGTCGACCGACTCGCTCGCCGAGTCAGCCGGAAGATCTTCTCCCATcgtagaaaaaaatattattcaagtCGTGTCTGA
- the ccdc106b gene encoding coiled-coil domain-containing protein 106b isoform X2: MNPATSRHDTNTPERYTAQASSSSSGTVGSGQTGGLYLNAYEVSFPLEESVERPAAYHLNHGQQLIEEPVVQESLHSQYSPFILISNLRAHLYVSLEKNAWLQKRIEELEEERNFLRCQLDRFIVSMRSPDVADWSGDAQRTVKVQPASSPSPPSPMTTRSGMTLKRLQGPGTRIRRNISVPVKQEFHLEEDKYYTEEEFVEEEGEEEVEDDADSAVESGSKKKSRGRGSGEPRMKMRRIFRITHGRERQRVKDPDGVLIRYKKILTTYQRVRSMSRAFQIHGVDRNTMASTSPIAELLLVAPEKVITSLL; the protein is encoded by the exons ATGAATCCCGCAACCAGCAGACACGATACAAACACGCCAG AACGCTACACCGCCCAGGCTTCGTCTTCTTCGTCAGGAACGGTAGGAAGTGGACAAACGGGAGGTTTGTATCTAAATGCCTATGAGGTTTCGTTTCCCCTTGAAGAGAGTGTGGAGCGCCCCGCTGCCTACCACCTGAACCATGGTCAGCAGTTGATTGAAG AGCCAGTGGTACAGGAGTCCCTTCACTCCCAGTACAGCCCTTTCATCCTGATTTCTAACCTGCGGGCTCACCTCTACGTCTCTCTGGAGAAGAATGCCTGGCTGCAGAAACGCATTgaggagctggaagaggagCGAAACTTCCTGCGCTGTCAGCTGGACCGCTTCATCGTCAGCATGAGGAGTCCAGACG TGGCAGACTGGTCTGGAGACGCCCAGCGTACTGTGAAAGTCCAGCCTGCCAGCTCTCCATCTCCTCCTTCCCCGATGACCACCAGGTCAGGGATGACCCTCAAACGCCTCCAGGGCCCCGGAACTCGGATCCGCCGCAACATCTCTGTCCCTG TCAAACAGGAGTTTCATCTTGAAGAAGACAAATATTACACAGAGGAAGAGTTTGTTgaggaagagggggaagaaGAGGTGGAGGATGATGCAGACTCGGCTGTGGAGAGCGGGTCAAAGAAGAAGAGCCGAGGGCGTGGCAGCGGAGAGCcgaggatgaagatgaggaggatcTTCAGGATCACCCATGGGAGGGAGAGGCAAAGAg TTAAAGACCCAGATGGGGTTCTGATTCGTTATAAGAAGATCCTGACCACTTACCAGCGTGTGAGGAGCATGTCCAGAGCCTTCCAGATCCACGGAGTCGACCGAAACACGATGGCCTCCACCTCCCCTATCGCAGAGCTCCTGCTTGTGGCCCCAGAAAAGGTGATAACATCACTTTTATGA
- the ccdc106b gene encoding coiled-coil domain-containing protein 106b isoform X1 → MNPATSRHDTNTPERYTAQASSSSSGTVGSGQTGGLYLNAYEVSFPLEESVERPAAYHLNHGQQLIEEPVVQESLHSQYSPFILISNLRAHLYVSLEKNAWLQKRIEELEEERNFLRCQLDRFIVSMRSPDVADWSGDAQRTVKVQPASSPSPPSPMTTRSGMTLKRLQGPGTRIRRNISVPVKQEFHLEEDKYYTEEEFVEEEGEEEVEDDADSAVESGSKKKSRGRGSGEPRMKMRRIFRITHGRERQRVKDPDGVLIRYKKILTTYQRVRSMSRAFQIHGVDRNTMASTSPIAELLLVAPEKVTDVGEFEASKEKLLDYARRCYKTMDEEMHTKVQNMKKTNKLLPISYRFRN, encoded by the exons ATGAATCCCGCAACCAGCAGACACGATACAAACACGCCAG AACGCTACACCGCCCAGGCTTCGTCTTCTTCGTCAGGAACGGTAGGAAGTGGACAAACGGGAGGTTTGTATCTAAATGCCTATGAGGTTTCGTTTCCCCTTGAAGAGAGTGTGGAGCGCCCCGCTGCCTACCACCTGAACCATGGTCAGCAGTTGATTGAAG AGCCAGTGGTACAGGAGTCCCTTCACTCCCAGTACAGCCCTTTCATCCTGATTTCTAACCTGCGGGCTCACCTCTACGTCTCTCTGGAGAAGAATGCCTGGCTGCAGAAACGCATTgaggagctggaagaggagCGAAACTTCCTGCGCTGTCAGCTGGACCGCTTCATCGTCAGCATGAGGAGTCCAGACG TGGCAGACTGGTCTGGAGACGCCCAGCGTACTGTGAAAGTCCAGCCTGCCAGCTCTCCATCTCCTCCTTCCCCGATGACCACCAGGTCAGGGATGACCCTCAAACGCCTCCAGGGCCCCGGAACTCGGATCCGCCGCAACATCTCTGTCCCTG TCAAACAGGAGTTTCATCTTGAAGAAGACAAATATTACACAGAGGAAGAGTTTGTTgaggaagagggggaagaaGAGGTGGAGGATGATGCAGACTCGGCTGTGGAGAGCGGGTCAAAGAAGAAGAGCCGAGGGCGTGGCAGCGGAGAGCcgaggatgaagatgaggaggatcTTCAGGATCACCCATGGGAGGGAGAGGCAAAGAg TTAAAGACCCAGATGGGGTTCTGATTCGTTATAAGAAGATCCTGACCACTTACCAGCGTGTGAGGAGCATGTCCAGAGCCTTCCAGATCCACGGAGTCGACCGAAACACGATGGCCTCCACCTCCCCTATCGCAGAGCTCCTGCTTGTGGCCCCAGAAAAG GTGACTGATGTAGGAGAGTTTGAGGCCTCCAAGGAGAAGCTTCTGGATTACGCCAGGCGGTGCTACAAGACTATGGATGAGGAGATGCACACTAAGGTCCAGAACATGAAGAAGACCAACAAGCTGCTCCCAATCTCCTACAGGTTCAGGAACTGA